In Cucurbita pepo subsp. pepo cultivar mu-cu-16 chromosome LG04, ASM280686v2, whole genome shotgun sequence, the following are encoded in one genomic region:
- the LOC111793032 gene encoding LOW QUALITY PROTEIN: protein SHORT HYPOCOTYL IN WHITE LIGHT 1-like (The sequence of the model RefSeq protein was modified relative to this genomic sequence to represent the inferred CDS: inserted 2 bases in 1 codon), protein MSLHAALSPPSLYSIRHSQPPLPTSRTSIXSHSLQISHTLLRASRRTSNFSQGVDHLVDDRRNWNRSISSDFDIIGGEDDEDDEDEENEEEDRSLDLLVRFVENVFRKVSKRARKAVRSVLPQSIPTKLVGFSVNGVLMLAFLWILKAFLEVICTLGTAVFVSILIIRGVWTGILYLQDIRSHRFDRLDDDQHHAWTGAQPAS, encoded by the exons ATGTCCTTACATGCCGCTCTTTCACCGCCGTCCCTCTATTCCATTCGTCATTCTCAGCCGCCATTACCAACCTCTCGGACCTCGAT CTCCCATTCCTTGCAAATTTCTCACACCCTCCTCCGGGCTTCCAGAAGAACCTCCAATTTCTCTCAG GGAGTTGATCATTTGGTGGACGATCGGCGCAATTGGAACCGCTCGATTAGCTCCGACTTCGACATAATCGGTGGCGAAGATGACGAGGACGACGAGGATGAGGAAAATGAGGAAGAGGATAGAAGTTTGGATCTATTGGTCCGGTTTGTTGAGAATGTTTTCAGGAAGGTCTCGAAGCGAGCCAGGAAGGCTGTGAGATCGGTTCTTCCCCAATCCATCCCTACTAAACTG GTGGGATTTTCTGTCAATGGGGTACTAATGCTAGCGTTTTTGTGGATTTTGAAGGCATTTCTTGAG GTGATATGCACCCTTGGAACTGCAGTGTTTGTGAGCATACTTATCATTCGTGGAGTGTGGACTGGCATCTTATATCTACAAGATATCCGCAGCCACAGATTCGATCGACTGGATGACGATCAGCACCATGCCTGGACTGGTGCACAACCTGCTTCCTGA
- the LOC111793461 gene encoding magnesium transporter MRS2-3-like isoform X1 encodes MRGQHSHPPKPVFAGPDDENEPGRSYLAGTNAPLGAGIRKKGTGVRPWLLLDLTGGAQVVEAGKHAIMRRTGLPARDLRILDPMLSYPSTILGREKAIVINLEHIKAIITAQDVFVLNARDPSVTPFVEELQRRVLRHYQATKAAQEGNGDDSSWRNLYDLEEPRSRAQSPHNPYQGFPQAEEEEGKENGKQGLENREGLKVLPFEFVALEACLEAACSCLESEADTLEQEAHPALDKLTSKISTLNLERVRQIKSRLVAITGRVQKVRDELEHLLDDDEDMAEMYLTEKMVQQQLETSSTSSIPERDEMDDDVQQLGKDDRDDSIPAEISLEGGGNSANYEGNIDASQDHLFGASNVGRDSHGTRTSTTHSAVSKLLDVEELEMLLEAYFVQIDGTLNKLSTLREYVDDTEDYINIMLDDKQNHLLQMGVMLTTATLVVSAFVVVAGIFGMNIHIELFEPEKAGMPEFMWTVGGGTMGTIFLYVIAIAWCKHKRLLE; translated from the exons ATGAGAGGGCAGCATTCTCACCCACCGAAGCCGGTTTTCGCCGGACCTGATGACGAAAACGAACCGGGTCGTTCTTATCTCGCCGGAACGAACGCCCCATTAGGCGCTGGGATTCGGAAGAAGGGGACCGGAGTTCGGCCATGGCTGCTTCTGGACTTGACTGGTGGAGCTCAGGTCGTTGAGGCCGGAAAGCACGCGATTATGCGGCGGACTGGTTTGCCCGCGCGAGACCTCCGAATTCTCGATCCGATGCTCTCGTATCCATCTACGATTCTTGGCCGTGAGAAAGCGATTGTGATCAATTTGGAGCACATCAAAGCTATTATCACCGCTCAAGATGTGTTCGTGTTGAATGCTAGGGATCCGTCAGTAACCCCCTTTGTCGAGGAGCTTCAGAGGCGGGTTCTGCGGCACTACCAAGCCACTAAGGCCGCTCAG GAGGGCAATGGTGATGATTCCAGTTGGAGAAATCTCTATGACTTGGAGGAGCCACGATCCAGGGCTCAAAGTCCCCATAATCCCTATCAAGGATTTCCACAGGCTGAAGAGGAAGAGGGGAAGGAAAATGGTAAACAAGGTCTTGAAAATCGGGAGGGATTGAAGGTTCTACCGTTCGAGTTCGTCGCGTTGGAGGCTTGCCTTGAAGCTGCCTGTAGCTGCTTAGAAAGTGAA GCAGATACGTTGGAGCAAGAAGCTCACCCAGCTTTGGATAAGCTGACTTCTAAGATTAGTACTCTCAACTTGGAACGTGTGCGTCAAATCAAAAGTCGATTGGTTGCGATAACTGGACGAGTTCAAAAG GTGAGGGACGAATTAGAGCACttgctagatgatgatgaggatATGGCTGAGATGTACTTAACAGAGAAGATGGTTCAGCAACAGCTTGAGACCTCTTCCACTTCTTCAATTCCCGAGAGAGACGAAATGGACGATGATGTTCAGCAATTAGGCAAAGATGACAGGGATGACAG TATTCCTGCTGAAATATCATTGGAAGGTGGTGGAAATTCTGCTAATTATGAAGGCAATATAGATGCTTCACAGGATCATTTATTTGGTGCATCAAATGTGGGCAGGGACAGCCATGGAACCCGGACAAGCACTACCCATAGCGCTGTAAGCAAACTCCTCGATGTCGAGGAGCTAGAGATGCTGTTGGAGGCTTACTTTGTGCAAATTGATGGTACACTCAACAAACTTTCAACG CTGAGGGAGTATGTAGATGACACAGAAGATTACATCAACATAATGCTAGATGACAAGCAGAATCATCTTTTACAAATGGGAGTAATGTTGACAACTGCTACCCTCGTCGTGAGTGCTTTCGTCGTGGTAGCGGGTATCTTCGGGATGAACATCCATATTGAACTATTCGAACCAGAAAAAGCAGGCATGCCGGAGTTCATGTGGACTGTTGGTGGTGGCACCATGGGAACCATCTTCCTGTATGTCATTGCCATTGCCTGGTGCAAGCACAAACGTTTGCTCGAGTAG
- the LOC111793462 gene encoding uncharacterized protein LOC111793462, protein MSSIGQNILMALALTLNQFASSNVQSVQRNKPKTPPTTTATTSASTFASSDIQRRGLLLSAAVAAAVDSRTELLKRYLKKSEENKEKNDKERLESFYKRNYKDYFEFVEGSLKNKDELSEAEKGIIEWLKRNK, encoded by the exons ATGAGCTCCATCGGCCAAAACATCCTGATGGCTCTCGCCCTCACTCTAAACCAATTCGCTTCCTCAAACGTTCAATCCGTCCAGAGAAACAAACCCAAAACGCCacccaccaccaccgccaccaccTCCGCCTCCACCTTCGCCAGTTCTGACATCCAACGAAGAGGCCTCCTCTTATCTGCCGCCGTTGCCGCCGCCGTGGACTCCAGAACCGAGCTCCTAAAAA GGTACCTCAAGAAATccgaagaaaacaaagaaaagaacgaCAAGGAG AGATTGGAGAGTTTCTACAAGCGAAATTACAAAGattattttgagtttgttgAAGGATCTTTGAAGAACAAGGATGAACTTTCTGAAGCTGAGAAAGGTATCATTGAATGGCTTaagagaaacaaataa
- the LOC111793030 gene encoding tubulin alpha-4 chain translates to MRECISIHIGQAGIQVGNACWELYCLEHGIQPDGQMPSDKTVGGGDDAFNTFFSETGAGKHVPRAVFVDLEPTVIDEVRTGIYRQLFHPEQLISGKEDAANNFARGHYTIGKEIVDLCLDRIRKLADNCTGLQGFLVFNAVGGGTGSGLGSLLLERLSVDYGKKSKLGFTIYPSPLVSTSVVEPYNSVLSTHSLLEHTDVSVLLDNEAIYDICRRSLDIERPTYTNLNRLISQVISSLTASLRFDGALNVDVTEFQTNLVPYPRIHFMLSSYAPVISAEKAYHEQLSVAEITNSAFEPSSMMAKCDPRHGKYMACCLMYRGDVVPKDVNAAVATIKTKRTIQFVDWCPTGFKCGINYQPPTVVPGGDLAKVQRAICMISNSTSVAEVFSRIDHKFDLMYAKRAFVHWYVGEGMEEGEFSEAREDLAALEKDYEEVGAESAEGDDDDQEEY, encoded by the exons ATGAGGGAGTGCATTTCGATTCATATCGGTCAGGCTGGGATTCAGGTCGGCAATGCATGCTGGGAACTGTATTGCCTTGAGCATGGAATTCAG ccTGATGGCCAAATGCCGAGTGACAAGACTGTAGGCGGAGGCGATGATGCCTTTAACACCTTCTTCAGCGAAACAGGGGCAGGAAAGCATGTTCCTCGTGCTGTTTTCGTTGATCTTGAGCCTACTGTCATTGATGAGGTGAGGACTGGAATATACCGCCAATTGTTCCATCCTGAACAGCTAATTAGCGGCAAGGAGGATGCTGCCAACAACTTTGCTCGTGGCCATTACACCA TCGGCAAGGAGATTGTTGATCTCTGTTTGGATCGCATTAGAAAGCTCGCTGACAACTGCACTGGACTTCAAGGATTCCTGGTTTTTAACGCTGTTGGTGGGGGCACTGGTTCTGGTCTTGGCTCTCTCCTTTTGGAGCGCTTGTCTGTTGACTATGGCAAGAAATCAAAGCTTGGTTTCACAATTTATCCCTCTCCTCTGGTTTCCACCTCTGTTGTTGAACCATACAACAGTGTTCTCTCAACCCACTCCCTCCTTGAACATACAGATGTTTCTGTACTTCTTGACAACGAGGCCATTTATGATATCTGTAGACGCTCCCTTGACATTGAGCGACCCACATACACAAATTTAAACCGTCTCATCTCTCAG GTGATTTCATCCCTTACTGCCTCTTTACGATTCGATGGAGCTCTAAATGTGGATGTAACAGAGTTCCAAACGAATTTGGTTCCTTACCCAAGAATCCACTTCATGCTTTCCTCCTATGCCCCAGTGATCTCTGCAGAGAAGGCATACCACGAACAACTCTCTGTAGCAGAAATCACCAACAGCGCTTTCGAGCCATCTTCCATGATGGCCAAGTGCGATCCTCGCCATGGAAAGTACATGGCTTGCTGTCTGATGTACCGAGGAGACGTTGTGCCAAAGGACGTCAATGCTGCTGTTGCCACCATCAAAACCAAGCGCACAATCCAGTTCGTGGACTGGTGCCCCACCGGTTTCAAGTGCGGCATCAACTACCAGCCGCCGACGGTGGTTCCAGGTGGCGATCTGGCCAAAGTGCAGAGGGCAATCTGTATGATCTCGAACTCCACAAGCGTGGCGGAGGTGTTCTCTCGCATCGATCACAAGTTCGACCTAATGTATGCAAAGAGGGCATTTGTGCATTGGTATGTTGGGGAGGGCATGGAGGAGGGAGAGTTCTCTGAAGCTCGTGAGGATCTTGCGGCCCTTGAGAAGGATTATGAGGAAGTGGGGGCTGAGTCTGCTGAAGGTGACGACGACGATCAGGAGGAGTACTGA
- the LOC111793884 gene encoding pathogenesis-related protein PRB1-3-like, with amino-acid sequence MDLFKLSLSLFCVTSVAMFPSALAQDTPQDFVNAHNAARALVGVGPVQWDATVASYAQQYANLRINDCQLIHSGGPYGENIAWGSSNLSGTAAVQLWVAEKQYYNYNTNSCAAGKVCGHYTQVVWRNSVRIGCAKVICANNAGTFITCNYDPRGNIIGQMPY; translated from the coding sequence ATGGATCTTTTCAagctctccctctccctcttttGTGTCACGAGCGTAGCCATGTTTCCCTCCGCTCTCGCTCAAGACACGCCTCAAGACTTCGTGAACGCCCACAATGCTGCTCGTGCCCTAGTTGGTGTCGGACCTGTGCAATGGGACGCAACCGTGGCAAGCTATGCTCAACAATATGCTAACTTACGCATCAATGATTGTCAGCTAATACACTCTGGTGGCCCTTACGGAGAGAATATTGCATGGGGTAGCTCGAATTTATCAGGCACTGCTGCAGTTCAACTATGGGTGGCCGAGAAGCAATACTACAATTATAACACGAATAGTTGTGCAGCTGGGAAGGTGTGTGGTCATTACACTCAAGTGGTGTGGAGAAATTCAGTGAGAATTGGATGTGCTAAAGTGATATGCGCGAATAATGCTGGTACATTCATCACTTGCAACTATGATCCAAGAGGCAATATCATCGGACAAATGCCATATTGA
- the LOC111793461 gene encoding magnesium transporter MRS2-3-like isoform X2, translating into MRGQHSHPPKPVFAGPDDENEPGRSYLAGTNAPLGAGIRKKGTGVRPWLLLDLTGGAQVVEAGKHAIMRRTGLPARDLRILDPMLSYPSTILGREKAIVINLEHIKAIITAQDVFVLNARDPSVTPFVEELQRRVLRHYQATKAAQEGNGDDSSWRNLYDLEEPRSRAQSPHNPYQGFPQAEEEEGKENGKQGLENREGLKVLPFEFVALEACLEAACSCLESEADTLEQEAHPALDKLTSKISTLNLERVRQIKSRLVAITGRVQKVRDELEHLLDDDEDMAEMYLTEKMVQQQLETSSTSSIPERDEMDDDVQQLGKDDRDDRDSHGTRTSTTHSAVSKLLDVEELEMLLEAYFVQIDGTLNKLSTLREYVDDTEDYINIMLDDKQNHLLQMGVMLTTATLVVSAFVVVAGIFGMNIHIELFEPEKAGMPEFMWTVGGGTMGTIFLYVIAIAWCKHKRLLE; encoded by the exons ATGAGAGGGCAGCATTCTCACCCACCGAAGCCGGTTTTCGCCGGACCTGATGACGAAAACGAACCGGGTCGTTCTTATCTCGCCGGAACGAACGCCCCATTAGGCGCTGGGATTCGGAAGAAGGGGACCGGAGTTCGGCCATGGCTGCTTCTGGACTTGACTGGTGGAGCTCAGGTCGTTGAGGCCGGAAAGCACGCGATTATGCGGCGGACTGGTTTGCCCGCGCGAGACCTCCGAATTCTCGATCCGATGCTCTCGTATCCATCTACGATTCTTGGCCGTGAGAAAGCGATTGTGATCAATTTGGAGCACATCAAAGCTATTATCACCGCTCAAGATGTGTTCGTGTTGAATGCTAGGGATCCGTCAGTAACCCCCTTTGTCGAGGAGCTTCAGAGGCGGGTTCTGCGGCACTACCAAGCCACTAAGGCCGCTCAG GAGGGCAATGGTGATGATTCCAGTTGGAGAAATCTCTATGACTTGGAGGAGCCACGATCCAGGGCTCAAAGTCCCCATAATCCCTATCAAGGATTTCCACAGGCTGAAGAGGAAGAGGGGAAGGAAAATGGTAAACAAGGTCTTGAAAATCGGGAGGGATTGAAGGTTCTACCGTTCGAGTTCGTCGCGTTGGAGGCTTGCCTTGAAGCTGCCTGTAGCTGCTTAGAAAGTGAA GCAGATACGTTGGAGCAAGAAGCTCACCCAGCTTTGGATAAGCTGACTTCTAAGATTAGTACTCTCAACTTGGAACGTGTGCGTCAAATCAAAAGTCGATTGGTTGCGATAACTGGACGAGTTCAAAAG GTGAGGGACGAATTAGAGCACttgctagatgatgatgaggatATGGCTGAGATGTACTTAACAGAGAAGATGGTTCAGCAACAGCTTGAGACCTCTTCCACTTCTTCAATTCCCGAGAGAGACGAAATGGACGATGATGTTCAGCAATTAGGCAAAGATGACAGGGATGACAG GGACAGCCATGGAACCCGGACAAGCACTACCCATAGCGCTGTAAGCAAACTCCTCGATGTCGAGGAGCTAGAGATGCTGTTGGAGGCTTACTTTGTGCAAATTGATGGTACACTCAACAAACTTTCAACG CTGAGGGAGTATGTAGATGACACAGAAGATTACATCAACATAATGCTAGATGACAAGCAGAATCATCTTTTACAAATGGGAGTAATGTTGACAACTGCTACCCTCGTCGTGAGTGCTTTCGTCGTGGTAGCGGGTATCTTCGGGATGAACATCCATATTGAACTATTCGAACCAGAAAAAGCAGGCATGCCGGAGTTCATGTGGACTGTTGGTGGTGGCACCATGGGAACCATCTTCCTGTATGTCATTGCCATTGCCTGGTGCAAGCACAAACGTTTGCTCGAGTAG